One part of the Anguilla anguilla isolate fAngAng1 chromosome 11, fAngAng1.pri, whole genome shotgun sequence genome encodes these proteins:
- the LOC118208184 gene encoding E3 ubiquitin-protein ligase MARCHF9-like has product MFKYRIRMFFNELKVLVLMRSDTSRPDNDVDPDRRASMRGLGMGGCGWPPFGDCSSRDDEEEYYGTDPRPRSLAFEEKDPKLQPGLDAVSLTSSMDSGIRTPQCRICFQGLEQGELLSPCRCDGSVRCTHQPCLIRWISERGSWSCELCYFKYQVLAISTKNPLQWQAISLTVIEKVQIAAIILGSLFLIASISWLVWSSLSPSAKWQRQDLLFQICYGMYGFMDIVCIGLIIHEGSSVYRIFKRWQAVNQQWKVLNYEKAKDLGDPISSSSKAGGRGSRGNPHGAAGGDRGGGRGQRVRTILNHHCGYTILHILSQLRPNDHRLGATSNREVVMRVTTV; this is encoded by the exons atgtttaagtaTCGGATCCGCATGTTTTTCAACGAACTGAAAGTACTGGTTTTGATGCGGTCCGATACCAGTCGGCCTGACAACGACGTAGACCCAGATAGACGAGCAAGCATGCGGGGACTCGGCATGGGCGGCTGCGGGTGGCCGCCTTTCGGCGACTGTTCTTCCCGGGACGACGAGGAGGAGTACTACGGGACGGACCCTCGGCCGCGGAGCCTAGCTTTTGAGGAGAAAGATCCGAAGCTGCAACCGGGCCTAGACGCCGTGTCGCTCACGAGCAGCATGGACAGCGGTATTCGCACTCCCCAGTGCCGGATCTGTTTCCAGGGTCTTGAGCAG ggggagctgcTGAGCCCTTGTCGCTGCGACGGCTCCGTGCGCTGCACCCACCAGCCCTGCCTGATTCGCTGGATCAGCGAGAGGGGGTCGTGGAGCTGCGAGCTCTGCTACTTCAAGTACCAGGTCCTGGCTATCAGCACCAAGAACCCGCTGCAG tGGCAGGCCATCTCCCTGACGGTGATAGAGAAGGTGCAGATCGCGGCCATCATCCTGGGCTCCCTGTTCCTCATCGCCAGCATCTCCTGGCTGGTCTGGTCGTCCCTCAGCCCCTCGGCCAAGTGGCAGCGGCAGGACCTGCTCTTCCAGATCTGCTACGGCATGTACGGCTTCATGGACATCGTCTGCATAG gCCTTATAATCCACGAGGGGTCGTCAGTGTATCGGATCTTCAAGCGCTGGCAGGCCGTGAACCAGCAGTGGAAGGTGCTGAACTATGAAAAGGCCAAGGACCTGGGGGACCCAATCAGCTCGAGCAGCaaggccggggggcggggctcgcgGGGCAACCCCCACGGCGCGGCCGGCGGcgacaggggaggggggcggggccagcgcgTAAGGACTATTCTCAACCACCACTGTGGCTACACCATCCTGCACATCCTGAGCCAGCTGCGGCCCAACGACCACCGGCTCGGGGCCACGTCCAACCGGGAGGTGGTCATGAGAGTCACCACCGTATGA